DNA sequence from the Myxococcota bacterium genome:
CCGCGGGGGTCGGATCGCCCGCGCCCAGCGAGACCGGCCCTTCGGCCGTGGTCGCGGTGAGTCCGAGCTCCGAGACCTGGAGCTCGCTCGTGCCCGCGGGCGCGCCGTCGATGCGGATCCGGTAGCGCTCCACGTAGAGGTCGAGCGGAGTGTCTCGCTCGGGCTCGGGCTCGGCGCGCAGCACCACGTCGGCCGCGCGTTCGATCGTGACCTTCGTGCCGTCGATCTCGGTCAGCTCGTCGGCCTCGAAGCGCCAGTGCTGCTCCGGGAACTTGCCGAGGCCGTACGGCGGCTCGGCCGCGCGCGAGCAGGCGAGCGCGCAAACGGCGGCACAGAGCACGAGGCTGCCAGCGAGTCTCAACGTAAGTCCTATGTTAGGTTTTCCCGCGTGGCACAGACCGCCGATCCCAACGCTGCAGCGAGTGCAGAAGCCGCTCTCGTCGCGCGCCTGCGCGCGGGCGACGAGGCAGCGTACGCGGAGCTGGTGCGCACGCAAGGCGGGCGCATGCTCGCGGTGGCCCGCCGGCTGCTGCGCTCCGAGGACGACGCCGCCGATGCCGTGCAGGAGGCGTTCGTTTCGGCCTTCCGCGCAATCGCCAGCTTCGAGGGCGGCGCGCGGCTCTCGACCTGGCTCCACCGGATCGTGGTGAACGCGGCGCTGATGAAGCTGCGCACGCGCACGCGCCGGCCCGAGGTCTCGATCGAGGAGCTCCTGCCCAAGTTCTTCGAGGACGGTCACCGGGTCGACGAGCCCGCCGAATGGCGCAGCCCGGCCCAGCTCGACGCCCTGGAGCGCCAGGAGACCCGGCAGCTCGTGCGCAGCCAGATCGACCAGCTGCCCGAGGACTACCGAACCGTCCTCATGCTTCGCGACATCGAAGGCCTCGACACGAAGGAGACGGCCGAGTTGCTCGGTGTCACACCCAATGCCGCGAAGATTCGCCTGCACCGGGCGCGCCTGGCGCTGCGCACCCTGCTCGATCCGCACATGCGCACGCGGGGGGCCGCATGAACTGTCGTGAGTGCACGGACTTCTTGATCGACTATCTCAACGGTGACCTGCCCGCCGCGCAGCAGCGCGTGTTCGAAGGTCACATCCAGCTCTGTCCCCCGTGCCTCACGTACCTCGAGAGCTACCGGGCGACGGTGAAGACCTGCGAGATGGCGCACGAGGACCCGCAGGAGCCCATTCCCGAAGCGATGGTCCAGGCGATCCTGGCCGCGCGGGCAGTGAAGCACAATAAGGTCTAGCCGAGCGAAGGCCGCCCTGAGCGAGGCCCGCAAGTGGCGAAGCCACGCGCAGTGAGCCGCAGGCGAACGTAGTCAATCAGACTACCGCTTGGAGCGGATCAGGCCGCGCAGCACGCGTGCCGCCAGCGGAGTGAGTCGCGTGCGCGTGTAGGCCGACGCGACCGTCTTGATCAGCTCGGGCTGCGTGGGGTACGGCAGCACGAGCTCCACGAGCTTGCCCAGGCCTACGCCGCCGGCCATGGCGGTGGCCAGCGGCGCGATCAGGTCGCCCGCGTGTCTCGCGACCACGGTCGCGCCCAGGATCGCGTCGCTGCCCTTGCGCACGTGCACCTTCATGAAGCCCGCGGACTCGCCGTCCGCGCGCGCGCGGTCGTTGTCGGCGAGCGGCGCCTGGAAGGAGTCGACGGCGATGCCCCGCGCGTGCGCGTCGCGCTCGTAGAGACCCACGTGCGCGACCTCGGGATCGGTGTAGGTGACCCAGGGAATCACCAGGTCGGCCGCGCGCCGCCGCCCGAAGAAGAAGGCGTTGCGCACCACGAGCTTCGCGGAAGCGTCGGCGGCATGCGTGAACTTGGTCTCGAGACACACGTCGCCGGCGGCGAAGACGCGGGGGTTGCTGGTGCGGAGCTGCGCGTCGACCGTGACTCCCCGGGCGTCGTAGCGGATGCCCGCGGCTTCGAGCCCGGCGTCCTCCACGTTGGGCGCGCGGCCGACCGCGACCAGCACGGCGTCGGCCTCCACCTCGCGCGGGCCGTGCGCGGTGCTCACCCGCAGCACGCGCGCCGCGCCGCGCCGCTCCACGCGCTCGAGCTTCGCGCCGAGCAGGAGCTCGACGCCATCCTGCTCGAGCGCCGCCGCCACCAGCGCCGCCGCGTCCGGGTCCTCGCGAATCAGGACCTGCGGCGCGAGCTCGAGTGCAGTGACCTGCGTGCCCAGCCGGGCGAACGCCTGGGCCAGCTCGCAGCCGGCCGGCCCTGCCCCAATGACCGCCAGCCGCCGCGGCTGCTCGACGAGCGACCAGACGCTCTCGTTGGTGAGACAGTCCTCGAGGCCCGGGATCGGCGGCGGCGCGGCGCGCGCGCCGGTGGCCACCACCGCGCGCTTGAACGGCAGCCGGGCACCGGCCACCTCGAGCGTGCGCGCGTCGACGAAGCGCCCGTGGCCGAGAAACACGTCGATGCCGAGCTCGCTGTAGCGCTTGGCCGAGTCGTGCGGCGCGATCTCGGCGCGCACCCGCCGCACGCGCTCCATGACCGCCGAGAAGTCGACCTCGACCTTCTCCGGCACCCGCACACCGAACTGTGTCGCCGCGCGCACGTCGGCCGCGGCGCGCGCCGAGCGCAGCAGGGTCTTCGAGGGCACGCAGCCGCTCACCAGGCAGTCGCCGCCGAGCAGGTGCCGCTCCACCAGCGCAACCCGCGCCCCCAGCCCCGCCGAGACGATCGCCGACACCAGCCCCGCCGTGCCGCCGCCCAGCACCACCAGGTCGTAGCGCGCGGCGGGTGCGGGGTTCCGCCAGCCCGGGGGATGCGCGTGCTCGACGAGCGCCCGGTTCCAGCGCTCCGCCGCGGGCTCGACCTGGCCCCACTCGCTCACTGGACCAGCGCCCCGCCGCAGCTCGAGCCGGCGCCGGCCGTGCAGCCGAAGCAGTGCTCGCCGGTCGCGATCGGCAGGCCCGTGAGCTCGCCGAAGTGACTCACGCTCCACAGCGTGCGGCGCGCCTCGCCCAGCGGCAGGTCGAGCGCCTGGTTGAAGTCGCAGTCGAAGAGCTCCCCGCGCCAGTCGACCGAGACCGTGTCGCGGCACATCAGGCCGGGCAGTGTCTCGGGATTGAAGTGATTCACGAGCAAAGCCTGGTAACGCGCAAGCTCGCCGCGGCGCGCGAGCCACTCGGCGTGGCGGCGGATCGGCATGTTGGTCAGCGTGAGCAGGCGCCGGAACGCGATCCCGTAGTGACTCCCGAGCTCACGCCGGTAGTCGGCCTCGAGCGCGGCCTGCGCGGGCGGCAGACTCGGCCCCACCGGGTTGTACACGAGGTCGAGCGCGAGCGGGCTGTCGGGTCCGCCGTAGCCCAGCGCGTTCAGCGCCTGCAGCGCCGCGATGCTGCGCTCGAACACGCCGCGCCCGCGCTGGCCATCGACGTTGCCCTCCTGGTAGCAGGGCAGCGAGGCCACGACCTCGACCTGGTGCGCGGCGAGAAACTCGGCGGTGTCGGCGTGGCCGGGCTCCTGCAAGATGGTCAGGTTGCAGCGGTCCATCACGCGCCGGCCCAGCCGCCGCGCCTCGCGCACGAGCTCGCGGAAAGATCCGTGCATCTCCGGCGCACCGCCCGTCAGGTCCACGACCTCGATGCCCGGGCTCGCCGCCAAGAGCTCGAGCGCGCGCGCCACCGTGCGCGCGTCCATGGCCTCGGTGCGCCTGGGCGAAGACTCGACGTGGCAGTGATGGCAGGCGAGATTGCAGCGGCGGGTCAGGTTGAGCTGCAGCACGCGCGCCGGCCCGCGCTGGAGGGGCGATAGATCGCGCGCGGCCAGCGCCGCGTCGAAGGAGCTCGGCATGCACCGCAGGATACCCGCCCTCCTCTGCCTCGTGCTCGCGGCTTCGGTGCGCGCGCAGGACGGCTACCAGCAGCCCCAGCACCTGACCGAGGACGAGATCGCGATCGCCTACATCGCCGGCCGCTTCTCCGCACCGGTCACCTGCAAACGCCAGGACGGAAGCGTCTTGCAGATCGAAGACGCCATCGAGCTCAAGCCCGCGCCCGAGGCAGGCGGCGGCAACTCACTCAAGGTCACCTTCTTCGGCATCGAGGTGGGCGACGTCGACTACTGCTACAACCTGATCGAGCGCCGCGTGCCCGACCGGCGCGGCACGATCCTGCTCCACTACCGCTCGCACAACCGCAAGGACCTGGGAAGCACCGACTTCCGGCGCTCCGCGCAGAGCGGGTCACTCACCTACAACGCGCACGAAGGC
Encoded proteins:
- a CDS encoding sigma-70 family RNA polymerase sigma factor — translated: MAQTADPNAAASAEAALVARLRAGDEAAYAELVRTQGGRMLAVARRLLRSEDDAADAVQEAFVSAFRAIASFEGGARLSTWLHRIVVNAALMKLRTRTRRPEVSIEELLPKFFEDGHRVDEPAEWRSPAQLDALERQETRQLVRSQIDQLPEDYRTVLMLRDIEGLDTKETAELLGVTPNAAKIRLHRARLALRTLLDPHMRTRGAA
- a CDS encoding zf-HC2 domain-containing protein; amino-acid sequence: MNCRECTDFLIDYLNGDLPAAQQRVFEGHIQLCPPCLTYLESYRATVKTCEMAHEDPQEPIPEAMVQAILAARAVKHNKV
- a CDS encoding mercuric reductase, with translation MSEWGQVEPAAERWNRALVEHAHPPGWRNPAPAARYDLVVLGGGTAGLVSAIVSAGLGARVALVERHLLGGDCLVSGCVPSKTLLRSARAAADVRAATQFGVRVPEKVEVDFSAVMERVRRVRAEIAPHDSAKRYSELGIDVFLGHGRFVDARTLEVAGARLPFKRAVVATGARAAPPPIPGLEDCLTNESVWSLVEQPRRLAVIGAGPAGCELAQAFARLGTQVTALELAPQVLIREDPDAAALVAAALEQDGVELLLGAKLERVERRGAARVLRVSTAHGPREVEADAVLVAVGRAPNVEDAGLEAAGIRYDARGVTVDAQLRTSNPRVFAAGDVCLETKFTHAADASAKLVVRNAFFFGRRRAADLVIPWVTYTDPEVAHVGLYERDAHARGIAVDSFQAPLADNDRARADGESAGFMKVHVRKGSDAILGATVVARHAGDLIAPLATAMAGGVGLGKLVELVLPYPTQPELIKTVASAYTRTRLTPLAARVLRGLIRSKR
- the arsS gene encoding arsenosugar biosynthesis radical SAM (seleno)protein ArsS (Some members of this family are selenoproteins.), whose translation is MPSSFDAALAARDLSPLQRGPARVLQLNLTRRCNLACHHCHVESSPRRTEAMDARTVARALELLAASPGIEVVDLTGGAPEMHGSFRELVREARRLGRRVMDRCNLTILQEPGHADTAEFLAAHQVEVVASLPCYQEGNVDGQRGRGVFERSIAALQALNALGYGGPDSPLALDLVYNPVGPSLPPAQAALEADYRRELGSHYGIAFRRLLTLTNMPIRRHAEWLARRGELARYQALLVNHFNPETLPGLMCRDTVSVDWRGELFDCDFNQALDLPLGEARRTLWSVSHFGELTGLPIATGEHCFGCTAGAGSSCGGALVQ